A genomic segment from Rhodopirellula islandica encodes:
- a CDS encoding class I SAM-dependent methyltransferase, which yields MSEITQTKSRFDDLKVLWHLLFRPVRGATHGERLESFYEGQASHYDSFRARLLHGRSELMSWVDFPAEGVWVDFGAGTGHNLFSAEEQSKSLSKIHLVDLSPSLLKVAAERVEERGLNNVTLHHADATKFELPENSVDVVTFSYSLTMIPDWFESILIARRILKPGGRIAVTDFHVSRKHAASTSRQHGWLRRTFWSLWFASDNVSLSSDHLAMLNRQFEMERCDERLGSVPYMPLLKAPYYLFLGRKPAE from the coding sequence ATGAGTGAGATCACACAAACGAAGTCGCGTTTCGATGATCTCAAGGTGCTTTGGCATCTGTTGTTTCGTCCCGTTCGCGGCGCAACACACGGTGAACGACTGGAGAGTTTCTATGAAGGCCAAGCATCTCACTACGATTCGTTTCGCGCCCGACTCTTGCACGGACGATCGGAATTGATGTCTTGGGTGGACTTCCCCGCCGAGGGCGTGTGGGTCGATTTCGGTGCCGGGACGGGACACAATCTGTTTTCCGCCGAAGAACAGTCCAAGTCTCTGTCGAAAATCCACTTGGTGGACCTGTCGCCATCACTGCTGAAGGTCGCGGCCGAACGAGTGGAGGAACGCGGGCTGAACAACGTGACGCTGCATCACGCTGACGCAACCAAATTCGAGCTGCCGGAAAACAGCGTGGACGTCGTCACGTTTTCGTATTCGCTGACGATGATTCCGGACTGGTTCGAGTCGATCTTGATCGCCCGGCGGATTCTCAAACCCGGTGGTCGGATTGCGGTGACCGACTTTCACGTTTCGCGAAAGCATGCTGCTTCGACGAGTCGCCAACATGGTTGGTTGCGGCGGACGTTTTGGTCGCTCTGGTTTGCGTCGGACAATGTTTCCTTGTCCAGCGACCATCTGGCCATGTTGAACCGGCAATTTGAAATGGAACGTTGCGACGAGCGACTGGGAAGCGTTCCCTACATGCCGCTGCTGAAGGCACCGTATTACTTGTTCCTCGGCCGGAAGCCGGCCGAATGA
- a CDS encoding transporter, whose protein sequence is MLDMRLCFTATTVFLALYSTVVHADHPSRKSLADKHAPAGIMGDHLHDKGEWMVEYKYMVMSMEDNRIGETTISDQDAIGPAGPPGGIVVDGIQTNGGATPTQMTMEMHMAHIMYGASDDITLYTMLMMPALTMDHIRGDGNPAGRGGEFTTHNSGFGDTSLGALLRLYSTDSQDLLFNLGCSVPTGDIYRESTAPTNGMMSQPLPYPMRLGSGTFNARPGVTWKYFRDWWSGGVQFQTDLPIGRNYRGYSVSDEFRLNSWTSVLLTDNWSVSLRGEHLWRTDYDGSDPTADNLVISTNVEEFRGGYWYNLGIGTQVMARGHYFNFEFVPTIAQDLDGIQLETDYSVIASWSKAW, encoded by the coding sequence ATGCTCGATATGCGATTGTGTTTCACAGCGACAACTGTTTTTCTCGCGCTGTATTCGACCGTGGTTCACGCCGATCACCCCAGCCGGAAATCTCTGGCCGACAAGCATGCCCCGGCCGGCATCATGGGCGATCACTTGCACGACAAGGGCGAGTGGATGGTCGAGTACAAGTACATGGTCATGTCCATGGAAGACAATCGCATCGGTGAAACCACCATCAGCGACCAAGATGCGATCGGGCCGGCGGGACCTCCCGGTGGCATTGTGGTCGATGGTATCCAAACCAACGGCGGGGCCACACCGACTCAGATGACCATGGAAATGCACATGGCCCACATCATGTACGGGGCGTCGGATGACATCACGCTGTACACGATGTTGATGATGCCCGCGCTGACCATGGATCACATTCGCGGGGACGGAAACCCGGCAGGTCGCGGTGGCGAATTCACGACTCACAACAGTGGCTTCGGCGACACCTCCCTCGGTGCCTTGCTGCGGCTCTACAGCACCGACTCCCAAGACCTGCTCTTCAACCTCGGATGCTCGGTTCCGACCGGTGACATCTATCGCGAATCAACCGCACCGACCAACGGCATGATGTCGCAACCACTGCCTTACCCCATGCGGCTCGGCAGCGGTACCTTCAACGCTCGTCCCGGCGTGACGTGGAAGTACTTTCGCGATTGGTGGAGCGGTGGTGTCCAGTTCCAAACCGATTTGCCGATCGGCCGCAACTATCGCGGGTACAGCGTCAGCGACGAGTTCCGTTTGAATTCCTGGACCAGCGTTCTGTTGACCGACAATTGGTCCGTTTCCCTCCGCGGCGAACACCTCTGGCGAACGGATTACGACGGATCCGATCCCACGGCCGACAATCTGGTGATCTCCACCAACGTGGAGGAGTTCCGTGGCGGTTACTGGTACAACCTCGGCATCGGCACCCAGGTGATGGCTCGCGGTCACTACTTCAACTTCGAGTTCGTCCCCACCATCGCTCAAGACCTGGATGGGATCCAATTGGAAACCGATTACTCGGTCATCGCCAGCTGGTCCAAGGCCTGGTGA
- a CDS encoding sulfatase: MAPSFAAAETPDQPNILFILADDLAWSDLGCYGHPWHDTPHLDELASEGARFTEAYASAPICSASRASILTGKTPARLHFEFVTKDAAGQQKIDFPTPLSAPPLTLNLPLEERTIAECLNDEGYQTAFFGKWHVSSHHERYLGWSPTHGPKKQGFEVAEEDYGAHPYNWKRSPVETITEVGSFASDSMVDRVGAFLRKKHDRPYFAMASSFYVHTPVRTPCQWLRKKYDARVPSNSKKRKNRIEYAAFVETFDHHVGQILDSLEASGEADRTIVVFYSDNGGHPEYTANAPLRGSKWNLYEGGIRVPMIVRWPGVVQAETEIERPVIGVDLLPTMVDWAGGDLPKCDGESVAGWMNANPQSAEQERSLIWHFPYYHPEKGFAKAPDNIGIDDFATSRTRPQSAIRRGQYKLLQFAEDNRVELYDLASDIGEQKDLSAQRSDLAAKLQHELQQTLTRQDARQPTVR, encoded by the coding sequence TTGGCACCTTCATTCGCCGCAGCGGAAACTCCCGACCAGCCAAACATCCTGTTCATTTTGGCCGACGATCTGGCTTGGTCCGACCTGGGTTGCTACGGGCATCCCTGGCACGACACGCCGCACCTGGACGAACTGGCGTCCGAAGGTGCCCGCTTCACAGAAGCCTACGCGTCCGCCCCGATCTGCTCCGCATCCCGCGCATCAATCTTGACCGGCAAGACGCCTGCACGTTTGCACTTTGAGTTCGTCACCAAGGACGCTGCGGGCCAACAGAAGATCGACTTCCCGACGCCGTTGTCAGCACCTCCGCTGACGTTGAACCTGCCGCTTGAAGAGCGAACGATCGCCGAGTGTTTGAACGACGAAGGTTACCAAACGGCGTTCTTCGGCAAGTGGCATGTCAGTTCGCACCATGAGCGCTACCTCGGTTGGAGTCCCACGCACGGGCCCAAGAAGCAAGGCTTCGAGGTGGCGGAGGAAGACTACGGGGCGCACCCATACAACTGGAAACGCTCGCCCGTCGAAACGATCACCGAGGTAGGCAGCTTTGCCTCCGATTCGATGGTCGACCGAGTCGGTGCCTTCCTTCGAAAGAAACACGATCGCCCGTACTTCGCAATGGCGTCCTCGTTCTACGTCCACACACCCGTCCGCACGCCTTGCCAATGGCTGCGAAAGAAGTACGACGCTCGGGTGCCTTCGAATTCGAAGAAGCGCAAGAACCGAATCGAGTACGCTGCCTTCGTGGAGACGTTTGATCACCATGTCGGGCAGATCCTCGATTCACTCGAGGCATCCGGCGAAGCCGATCGGACCATTGTGGTTTTCTATTCCGACAACGGGGGGCATCCGGAGTACACCGCCAACGCGCCGCTACGTGGCTCCAAATGGAACTTGTACGAGGGTGGCATCCGCGTGCCGATGATCGTTCGTTGGCCCGGCGTCGTCCAAGCAGAAACAGAAATCGAACGTCCGGTCATCGGGGTCGACTTGCTGCCCACAATGGTTGATTGGGCAGGCGGCGATCTACCGAAGTGTGACGGTGAAAGCGTCGCTGGCTGGATGAATGCCAATCCTCAATCAGCCGAGCAAGAACGCTCGTTGATTTGGCACTTCCCGTATTACCATCCGGAGAAAGGGTTTGCCAAAGCCCCCGACAACATCGGCATCGATGACTTTGCGACCAGCCGGACTCGCCCTCAGTCCGCCATCCGTCGCGGCCAGTACAAGCTGCTGCAATTCGCCGAAGACAATCGCGTTGAGCTTTACGATCTTGCGAGCGACATCGGTGAACAGAAGGACCTATCCGCTCAGCGATCCGATCTTGCCGCCAAATTGCAACATGAATTGCAACAAACACTCACACGGCAGGATGCTCGACAACCAACGGTGAGATGA